Proteins found in one Clostridium kluyveri DSM 555 genomic segment:
- a CDS encoding alpha-amylase produces MKKLKLYTAFHLNLAFSSIPEEQYALAIDRCYWPIISILEEFHNIKFGIELTAYTLKKIKEIDYTFIEKLKELYNKGRCEILGSGVSQAIFPLIPQKVNIKNLEMGNRVYKDILGEVPSTSYVNEQCYSDGIAEAYCINGYRNLIMDYDNSNLFNTYPKEFKYKSHKIKTSRGELNLLWNNSIAFQKFQRYAFGQITMEEYLRYLNAQFNEKEERILCMYGSDLEIFDYKPGNYDWFYNPKASVEIDRIKKIFKFLNNHDKFEFILPKDAAEEINSGKFISISTPEYPLVCKKQPKYNAVRWAVSGLKNTKMNTECNRIYENLNFLGKFNKDNDELWGNLSLLYGSDYRTKTTESKFTEYYSLIGKTEAMIERELMDIKNSHKKAYAFELINTRSSVVEAGFIYECNVKFKQGEVFEEKHKLFLNGNPVNFQFENVEYYREGSIRQCSIVMELPELKPGQNIYGEFKNYLYYNYNNWSIKDNIIETKSVKIEFSKTKKGTVENLVLKDVSKNSVLGHIEHGYYDDIRYSPDYFSGHTILRQNSLRQITDLDKSSIIYPDKEENFNIRIPVKSKITGEFGELWKIYYIYMNESRVDIEYNFRFKDICPIFFRTGILTFNPEFFDINTLKYKTNNGGSIEEYKLKDKNFNQTDMVSLNVSANGCIGATEEKLILEDNDKKIVIQRDNSLLYTVPMIEYREIDEKYMLRIYHSLSETDDTGSIFWRGHGKFKMSIGCKETNIFNNEIFFI; encoded by the coding sequence ATGAAAAAATTAAAATTGTATACAGCATTCCATTTAAATTTAGCCTTTTCTTCTATTCCGGAAGAACAATATGCACTTGCTATTGATAGATGCTACTGGCCTATTATAAGTATACTAGAAGAATTTCATAATATAAAATTTGGTATAGAGCTTACAGCTTATACTCTTAAAAAGATTAAAGAAATAGATTATACATTTATAGAAAAATTAAAGGAACTATATAATAAAGGAAGATGTGAGATACTGGGTTCAGGTGTGTCACAGGCTATATTTCCTTTAATTCCTCAAAAAGTTAATATAAAAAATTTAGAAATGGGAAATAGAGTATATAAAGACATATTAGGAGAAGTACCTTCAACTTCCTATGTAAATGAACAGTGTTATTCAGATGGTATAGCAGAAGCTTATTGTATTAATGGATATAGAAATTTAATTATGGATTATGATAATTCAAATTTATTCAATACATATCCCAAAGAGTTTAAATATAAATCTCATAAAATAAAAACATCTCGTGGAGAATTAAATTTGCTTTGGAACAATTCTATTGCTTTTCAGAAGTTTCAACGTTATGCTTTTGGGCAGATTACTATGGAGGAGTATTTAAGATATTTAAATGCCCAGTTTAATGAAAAAGAAGAGAGAATTTTATGTATGTACGGCTCTGATTTAGAAATATTTGATTACAAACCTGGAAATTATGACTGGTTTTATAACCCAAAAGCATCTGTAGAAATAGATAGAATCAAAAAAATATTTAAGTTTTTAAATAACCACGATAAATTTGAATTTATACTTCCAAAAGATGCGGCAGAAGAAATTAATTCAGGTAAATTTATAAGTATATCTACACCAGAGTACCCCTTAGTATGTAAAAAGCAGCCTAAATATAATGCAGTAAGATGGGCTGTAAGTGGACTTAAAAATACTAAAATGAATACTGAATGCAATAGAATATATGAAAATTTAAATTTTTTAGGTAAATTTAATAAAGATAATGATGAACTTTGGGGAAATTTATCCTTACTGTATGGTTCGGACTATAGAACTAAGACCACAGAATCAAAGTTTACCGAATATTATTCTCTTATTGGTAAGACAGAGGCCATGATAGAAAGAGAATTAATGGATATAAAGAACTCTCATAAAAAAGCTTATGCTTTTGAATTAATAAATACCAGGAGTTCTGTTGTAGAGGCGGGATTTATATATGAATGTAATGTTAAATTTAAGCAGGGAGAGGTATTTGAAGAAAAACATAAATTATTTTTAAATGGCAATCCTGTTAATTTCCAATTTGAAAATGTGGAATACTATAGAGAAGGTAGTATAAGACAATGTAGTATTGTAATGGAACTACCTGAATTAAAACCAGGACAAAATATTTATGGTGAATTCAAAAATTACCTCTATTATAATTATAACAACTGGAGTATAAAAGATAACATAATAGAAACTAAAAGTGTAAAAATAGAATTTTCAAAAACAAAAAAGGGTACCGTTGAAAATTTAGTATTAAAAGATGTAAGCAAAAACAGTGTCTTAGGTCATATTGAGCATGGATATTATGATGACATAAGGTATTCACCAGATTATTTTTCAGGACATACTATTTTAAGGCAGAATTCTCTAAGACAGATAACGGATTTAGATAAAAGCAGCATAATATATCCAGATAAAGAGGAGAACTTTAATATAAGAATACCTGTAAAATCCAAGATAACTGGGGAGTTTGGGGAACTTTGGAAAATATATTATATATATATGAATGAAAGTAGGGTAGATATAGAATATAATTTTAGATTTAAAGATATTTGTCCAATATTTTTTAGGACAGGCATATTGACCTTTAATCCAGAATTTTTTGATATAAATACCTTAAAATATAAGACAAATAATGGTGGCAGCATAGAAGAATATAAATTAAAAGATAAAAATTTCAATCAAACAGATATGGTAAGTTTAAATGTATCTGCCAATGGGTGCATAGGAGCTACGGAGGAAAAGCTAATTTTGGAGGATAATGATAAAAAAATTGTAATACAAAGAGATAATTCTTTATTGTATACTGTTCCTATGATTGAATATAGGGAAATAGATGAGAAGTATATGCTGAGGATATATCATTCTTTAAGTGAAACTGATGATACGGGGAGTATATTTTGGAGAGGACATGGAAAATTTAAAATGTCTATAGGTTGTAAGGAAACAAATATATTTAACAATGAAATATTTTTTATCTAA
- a CDS encoding UDP-glucose dehydrogenase family protein, with the protein MFEFNNSISVIGTGYVGLVSGACLSEFGMNVICLDKDEEKIKRLKKLEIPIYEPGLYDIVKKNVNMERLSFTNDLKYAVENSEVIFIAVGTPPLEDGSADLGYVLKAVEEVAEYMNGYKIIVNKSTVPVGTGKKVKAKVKEVLDRRGADDIFDIVSNPEFLREGAAVKDFTHPDRVVIGVESKRAEYIMKQIYNVLYLISVPFVITNLETAEMIKYASNAFLAVKISFINEMANICEKIGADVHHVAKAMGHDGRIGSKFLHPGPGYGGSCFPKDTRALAYTAREFGAKSSIVETVIKVNENQKERMIRKIKCKFSGNLKGVNIALLGLSFKPETDDLRESPALYIGNRLVEEGAEVNVYDPAAMTNCQKLYPELKINYCRDEYEACTNAEAVILATEWNQFRSMNLSRIKDKMKRLLFLDIRNVYEPEKMKKLGFEYEGVGRK; encoded by the coding sequence ATGTTTGAGTTTAATAATAGTATTTCAGTTATTGGAACGGGATATGTGGGGTTAGTTAGTGGAGCCTGTCTTTCAGAGTTTGGCATGAATGTTATATGCCTAGATAAAGATGAGGAAAAAATAAAAAGATTAAAGAAATTAGAAATACCCATATATGAGCCAGGACTTTATGATATAGTGAAGAAAAATGTGAATATGGAAAGGTTGAGTTTTACAAATGATCTTAAATATGCTGTTGAAAATTCAGAAGTTATATTCATTGCAGTGGGTACTCCTCCACTAGAGGATGGTTCGGCAGATTTGGGATATGTACTAAAGGCTGTAGAAGAGGTAGCTGAGTACATGAATGGGTATAAAATTATCGTAAACAAGAGTACTGTTCCTGTGGGAACAGGGAAAAAAGTAAAAGCTAAGGTAAAAGAAGTTTTGGATAGAAGGGGAGCAGATGATATTTTTGATATAGTGTCCAATCCCGAGTTTTTAAGAGAAGGTGCTGCGGTGAAAGACTTCACACACCCCGATAGAGTGGTTATAGGTGTTGAGAGTAAAAGGGCAGAGTATATAATGAAACAGATATATAATGTTTTATATCTTATAAGTGTTCCTTTTGTTATAACTAATTTAGAAACAGCAGAAATGATAAAATATGCTTCCAATGCTTTTTTGGCAGTTAAAATCTCATTTATAAATGAAATGGCTAATATATGTGAAAAAATTGGTGCAGATGTTCATCATGTGGCTAAGGCCATGGGACATGATGGTAGAATTGGCTCAAAATTTTTACATCCAGGTCCCGGATATGGCGGCAGCTGTTTTCCAAAAGATACTAGGGCACTAGCTTATACGGCACGAGAATTTGGAGCAAAATCCAGTATTGTAGAAACAGTTATAAAGGTAAATGAAAATCAAAAAGAGAGAATGATTCGTAAAATAAAATGTAAATTTAGTGGTAATTTAAAAGGAGTAAATATAGCACTTTTAGGATTATCATTTAAACCTGAAACAGATGATTTAAGGGAATCACCAGCTCTTTATATTGGAAATAGATTGGTTGAAGAGGGAGCAGAAGTTAATGTATATGATCCAGCGGCCATGACTAACTGCCAAAAACTCTATCCAGAACTTAAAATCAACTATTGTAGAGATGAATATGAAGCTTGTACAAATGCAGAGGCAGTTATTTTAGCTACGGAGTGGAATCAATTTAGAAGTATGAATTTAAGTAGAATTAAAGATAAAATGAAAAGATTATTATTTTTGGATATTAGAAATGTTTATGAACCGGAAAAAATGAAGAAACTTGGTTTTGAATATGAAGGAGTTGGAAGAAAATGA
- a CDS encoding NAD-dependent epimerase/dehydratase family protein, whose translation MKIILVTGGAGFIGSNICDKLLDLNYRVVNLDNFNSYYNPKIKEKNIEKALKSDKYTLYRGDILNKDLLNNIFDENNVELVIHLAAMAGVRNSLKDPLEYVDVDIKGTVNLLQICVERGVKKFINASSSSVYGINHKIPFSEEDNVELQISPYAAAKRAAELFCSTYTRLHDINIACLRFFTVYGPRQRPEMAIHMFTKSIYEGKSINMFGDGSSKRDYTYIDDVVDGIVSLIDKDFKFEVFNFGNSQTISLLDLIKTIENIVGKKAIINRVRIQKGDVPVTYADISKAKKFIGYNPMVNIKQGIKKFYDWYCDEVKE comes from the coding sequence ATGAAAATAATATTGGTTACAGGAGGAGCAGGATTTATTGGTTCCAATATATGTGATAAACTCTTGGATTTAAATTATAGAGTAGTAAATTTAGATAATTTTAATTCTTATTATAATCCTAAAATAAAAGAAAAAAATATTGAGAAAGCTTTAAAAAGCGATAAATATACTTTATATAGGGGAGATATACTTAATAAGGATTTATTAAATAATATATTTGATGAAAATAATGTGGAACTGGTAATACATCTGGCTGCTATGGCGGGGGTGAGAAATTCATTAAAAGATCCACTAGAGTATGTAGATGTGGATATTAAAGGAACTGTGAATTTACTTCAAATTTGTGTTGAAAGAGGGGTAAAGAAATTTATAAATGCCTCTTCATCCTCTGTTTATGGTATTAACCATAAAATACCATTTTCTGAAGAAGATAATGTAGAACTGCAAATTTCTCCTTATGCTGCGGCTAAAAGAGCTGCAGAATTATTTTGTTCTACATATACGAGATTACATGATATAAATATTGCTTGTTTAAGATTCTTTACTGTATATGGACCAAGGCAAAGGCCTGAAATGGCTATACATATGTTTACAAAAAGTATATATGAGGGTAAATCTATAAATATGTTTGGAGATGGCTCAAGTAAAAGAGACTATACATATATAGATGATGTTGTAGATGGAATAGTGTCATTAATAGATAAAGATTTTAAATTTGAAGTATTTAATTTTGGCAATAGTCAAACCATATCTCTTCTTGATTTGATAAAAACCATAGAAAATATTGTAGGTAAAAAAGCTATTATTAATAGAGTGCGTATACAAAAAGGTGATGTTCCTGTTACTTATGCTGATATAAGCAAGGCAAAAAAGTTTATTGGGTATAATCCAATGGTTAATATAAAACAGGGTATTAAGAAATTTTATGATTGGTATTGTGATGAAGTAAAAGAATAA